A DNA window from Porphyromonadaceae bacterium W3.11 contains the following coding sequences:
- a CDS encoding TfoX/Sxy family protein has product MACRVEFIESICDQISNAGYVRYRKMFGEYVIYVDEKPVILACDNTAFVKKHPAIEHLMDNAECGFPYPSAKEHYILDETDHYLCMEVVKILAEVLPYPKSKKRKKED; this is encoded by the coding sequence ATGGCATGTAGGGTGGAATTTATAGAGTCTATCTGTGATCAGATATCTAATGCTGGGTACGTGAGATATCGGAAGATGTTTGGCGAGTACGTCATCTATGTGGATGAAAAGCCTGTGATACTAGCTTGTGATAATACTGCATTCGTCAAGAAGCATCCAGCCATTGAGCATTTGATGGATAATGCAGAATGTGGCTTCCCTTATCCTAGTGCGAAAGAGCATTATATCTTAGATGAAACTGACCATTACCTATGTATGGAAGTTGTGAAGATTTTAGCTGAGGTCTTACCTTATCCGAAGAGTAAAAAGAGAAAAAAGGAGGATTAG
- a CDS encoding carcinine hydrolase/isopenicillin-N N-acyltransferase family protein, translated as MKKVLKWSISITLLVILGIGSAGACTTAVISGKFTKSGRPMIWKLRDTEEYANHMRRFESKIGYYVGLMNDSDPKGEHIWGGHNSHGFAIMNSASFNVNKNDTTDISNQEGVFMKKALAECRNLEDFEALLNNAPKPMGLASHFGVLDAEGGAAFYEVNNYTWKKFDANEDPRGYVIRTNFSYTGDENEGLGYVRHSCASYLFSPIDKGTLTLTELGSRLSRSMYHGLLEIDYRTLAEEDALPSKSGYIDSDDLITRYGTSSMILVEGVAKGDDPSLTTSWVQIGNPYLSPLVPIWTWQEVPTELAMPQDGAEKTMAQRAMDLKKKLYPVNTIEETRYLYMPLIYRKDGEGLAQRLEKLEAKFLPMIENEKDHQKLLSLQGQLIKEGMAIQTSFMD; from the coding sequence ATGAAAAAAGTTTTAAAGTGGAGTATCTCTATCACGCTACTCGTAATCTTAGGCATTGGCAGTGCTGGTGCTTGTACTACAGCGGTCATCTCAGGAAAGTTCACAAAGAGCGGTCGCCCTATGATTTGGAAGCTTAGGGATACCGAAGAGTATGCTAACCACATGCGTCGCTTTGAAAGCAAAATTGGTTATTATGTAGGACTTATGAATGATAGCGACCCTAAGGGTGAGCACATCTGGGGTGGGCATAATAGTCATGGATTTGCCATCATGAATAGTGCCTCATTCAACGTCAATAAAAATGACACAACGGACATCTCTAACCAAGAAGGTGTCTTCATGAAGAAGGCTTTAGCTGAATGTCGTAACCTAGAGGACTTTGAAGCTTTACTGAACAACGCACCTAAACCGATGGGTTTAGCGAGCCACTTTGGTGTATTAGATGCTGAAGGTGGTGCTGCTTTCTATGAAGTTAATAACTACACATGGAAAAAGTTTGATGCCAACGAAGACCCTCGCGGTTATGTGATCCGCACCAACTTCTCTTATACTGGAGACGAAAATGAAGGTCTTGGATATGTTCGCCACTCCTGTGCTTCTTATCTTTTCTCCCCTATTGACAAAGGTACCCTGACCCTTACAGAACTAGGTAGTCGTCTATCTCGATCCATGTACCATGGTCTTCTAGAGATTGATTACAGGACATTAGCTGAAGAGGATGCTCTTCCTAGTAAAAGTGGATATATTGACTCTGATGACCTCATCACTCGCTATGGTACCAGCTCTATGATCCTCGTAGAGGGAGTCGCGAAGGGCGATGATCCTTCACTCACTACCTCATGGGTACAGATTGGTAATCCTTACCTATCTCCGCTGGTACCGATCTGGACATGGCAAGAAGTCCCAACTGAATTGGCTATGCCTCAAGATGGAGCAGAAAAGACCATGGCTCAAAGGGCTATGGATCTGAAAAAGAAGCTTTATCCTGTAAATACTATCGAAGAGACCCGTTACCTCTATATGCCATTGATCTATAGAAAAGATGGAGAAGGCTTGGCTCAAAGATTAGAAAAGCTTGAAGCTAAGTTCTTACCAATGATTGAGAACGAAAAAGATCATCAGAAATTGCTTAGCCTGCAAGGTCAATTAATCAAAGAGGGTATGGCGATCCAAACCTCTTTCATGGACTAA